In the genome of Mytilus edulis chromosome 14, xbMytEdul2.2, whole genome shotgun sequence, the window TGCCACTGTAAAGACAATCTGCTAAAAGTGTCTTTGACACGATGATAAGAAGTCCATCATTAGATTAGTAGAAAGATACATTTTAATCCAAAAGTTAACTACTAGTATATTGGAAAGTGACAACTTACAATGAATTGGATATCTTTTGTCATTGACTGACAATGTCTGAAGGATATCCCCATGGCAACAACTTACAATGAATTGGATATCTTATGTCATTGACCTACAATGTCTAAATGATATCACTATGGTAACAACTTACAATAAATTGGATATCTTTTGACATTGACCTACAAAGTCTAAATGATATCACTACAGCAACAACTTACAATGAATTGGATATCTTTTGTCATTGACCTACAATGTCTGAAGGATATCCCCATGGCAACAACTTACAATGAATTGGATATCTTATGTCATTGACCTACAATGTCTAAATGATATCACTATGGTAACAACTTACAATAAATTGGATATCTTTTGACATTGACCTACAAAGTCTAAATGATATCACTACGGCAACAACTTACAATGAATTGGATATCATTTGACATTGACCTACAATGTCTTAATGATATCCCTATGGCAACAACTTACAATGAATTGGATATCTTATGTCATTGACCTACAATGTCTAAATGATATCACTATGGTAACAACTTACAATGAATTGGATATCTTTTGTCATTGACCTACAATGTCTGAAGGATATCCCTATGGCAACAACTTACAATGAATTGGATATCTTATGTCATTGACCTACAATGTCTAAATGATATTCCTATGGCAACAACTTACAATGAATTGGATATCTTTTGTCATTGACCTACAATGTCTGAAGGATATCCCTATGACAACAACTTACAATGAATTGGATATCTTTTGTCATTGACCTACAATGTCTAAATGATATTCCTATGGCAACAACTTACAATGAATTGGATATCATTTGTCATTGACCTACAATGTCTGAAGGATATCTCAATGGTAACAACTTACAATGAATTGGATATCTTTTGTCATTGACCTACAATGTCTAAATGATATCCCTATGGCAACAACTTACAATGAATTGGATATCTTATGTCATTGACCTACAATGTCTAAATGATATCACTATGGTAACAACTTACAATGAATTGGATATCTTTTGTCATTGACCTACAATGTCTGAAGGATATCCCTATGGCAACAACTTACAATGAATTGGATATCTTATGTCATTGACCTACAATGTCTAAATGATATTCCTATGGCAACAACTTACAATGAATTGGATATCTTTTGTCATTGACCTACAATGTCTGAAGGATATCCCTATGGCAACAACTTACAATGAATTGGATATCTTTTATCATTGACCTACAATGTCTAAATGATATTCCTATGGCAACAACTTACAATGAATTGGATATCATTTGTCATTGACCTACAATGTCTGAAGGATATCTCTATGGTAACAACTTACAATGAATTGGATATCTTTTGTCATTGACCTACAATGTCTAAATGATATTTCTATGGCAACAACTTACAATGAATTGGATATCTTTTGACATTGACCTACAAAGTCTAAATGATATCACTACGGCAACAACTTACAATGAATTGGATATCTTTTGTCATTGACCTACAATGTCTGAAGGATATCCCTATGGCAACAACTTACAATGAATTGGATATCTTTTGTCATTGACCTACAATGTCTAAATGATATCACTACGGTAACAACTTACAATGAATTGGATATCTTTTGTCATTGACCTACAATGTCTAAATGATATCCCTGTAGCTATCACCATATAATCAGACATCTGTAACGTGTCAGGCATCTTAATCACACAAATGTCTCTGGCATTCCCTGCCCTTAGCACTGTTACAATCTCCTCTAAATCAAACACTCCTTGTCTTCCTCCTGTAATGAAGAAAACATCATCTTTAATTTTAGTTTGGAATTTAGTATGgcctccattatcactgaactagtacacattttttttaggggccagctgaagcacacttTCAGGTGAGGGATTTTCTCACtctgttgaagacccattggtggcctacgGTTGCTTTTtactatttggtcgggttgttgtctctttgacacattccacatttccattctcaatttaacgTATTTTATGCAAGATATTGAACTTTGAAGCtatcaaaaatcaaagaaaaaggATCTCTGAGTGCTgatgtttgatatgaaaagtaTTCACTGGACAATTGTGGCTTTTTGTATAAGCTTCAGAACGAAATAAATTTTGCAAAAAGTTAAACAGATGCTCAATTGTTACTGACTATTACCTTTCGTTACCTTATCTTACCTGTCTTAATGTCAGATTAAAATCAGGATATGAAGAAAATATCTAGCAGGCTCCATTAAATTTTACACTGAGCATTAGCAAGGAATatttccttcatgtcatgctctatatacatgtatcagcatTAGGGAGATGTAAAATATGGACAAAtttaatgcctacccatgttaaaatgagcatagagtaTGACATAAAGGAAATATCTTGATTCTCATAGgataaatacagtatttttattgtTCAAACGTATGAAAATACCTTTACAATGTTTGGCTGTTCTCGTTTCCTCCTGGTGGAGTCTGTAAATTTTCATATGTAATAAGTTTAATAAGCTTGCTGGtgagtgtgagccaaggctccgtgttgaagactaaAGTTGTGCATGTTGTCAGCATGTCTCAAACATAATTTGTACTAATAAGAATACAACTTTGtgtttacattataaattaaaataaatgaattgacTAATTAACACAACTAAGTCctgaaataattaataatttgACAAGATTCCAGGCATGCCAGATATACCCTTTTTACAGTACATACTTTTCAATTGAACAGGAGGAACCCACTCTGGCTGGACATCGTCCACTTCCTCTAGAGATAAATCTTCCACTTCTACAGCCGCTATACTGGTCTGATTGAAGGACTTGGTCAATTCTGCTATCCTCTCGTCTGTCAGAGTTACTAGAAAATAAAGaatatcatacatgtcatatgatACGATTTCTTTCAACAGTACAAGAGTTTTGCTCGAGtgatgtacaaaaatgtatataagtTAACTATGtggtattgctcattgttgaaggccctatggtgacctatagttgttaaattttgggtcatttggtctcttgttgtcacattgacaatcattccacatcttcttatttcataGTGAATCAGTTGATGGTTGATTATATGTAGTGTGTCTTATTGAAAAGGCAGAATTCTGCTGCTCAACAAGCAAACCAGTGCTAGGGGCCACTTAAACTTGAAAGTGagtgagtttttttttctttgctccatgttgaagaccacACTATGACTTTGGGATGACAAGCAGCAATTAAAGTGCTTTAAGTTGTTTTTTGCTGTGAATAAACTAATTTAATTCATTGACAAAAACCCCGGCATatactttgtttttctattatatacatcatgtacatgtttacatataaatgataaatttttCACCTGAaatattgttatcttttttttgtgACTCCTTCTTCTCAGTTTTACCATCAATAGTTGACAATTCTTTTTTCATTTCATCATATAAAGTCCCAAGACCAGGATCAGAGTTAATGTTCCAATTCCAATTTTCAAGAACTCGTTCATCTTCATTTAAagatgttttattcattttcctTCTTGAACTGTAGTTATTGCTCCCATGAAAATTGCACATTTGAACACAAAATGAATTGTTTCTTCCACGacaatttaaaagttttgaagtCCATTCTCCAGTTAGCGAACTATTTTTACAAGACTGGGAAGACGTGTAAATATTTTTCTGACAAGTCAAGGAAGACAGGAAGTATTTATTCTGTCTCAAAGGCTTCAACAGTTTCCTGAAATGCATGTATCTACAGTAGCTGTTACAAGATGAAATCAACACTTTATCCATTGTTCTTTACATGAAAAGTTTCCTacaaagatgaaaaaaatattcaatcagataatacatgtacatgttatatcacaacttttaacataaaattattgttttcattgtttaaaataaaaatcatttttcatatatatatatagaactatgtatttctcaaaatattattttatggTTGGAGTTTCAAAGGCAATGAAGGGGCACTAGCTAAGACATTTGtaagatacatacatgtattaaaaagataaaaagataataaaactCAATTCTTatataattgatagtaaataccGATAAATTGCATGTGTAATACAGTCAATGGCAATCGTGCTGTATCAGCTATCTgtgatgatattgatatcagtcaATGTTATAAAGGCTGTATCATACATTTAGTAgaaaatacagtagttttgaatatttgataaatagcctgctgtttaatccatatcgcgcaactttgatgtgCACCCTTTctcataccctttatcacacctctaccctttatcgcaccctttatcacaccccttctaatttttttttaattattttttttttcacattaacTTCGTTTCAGTTTATGCAAGCTTCTTCAGAATTTTTTCCCCTCAAAATAGGTTCTTAATGAACGTTTATTCGGGCGTGgcgcaatttattgaatgacgtcattgtttttTGGATGTGACGTCACAAAAATCGAATTTtcatatttacatgatttatgacaaataaaatgcaactttaaAAAGAACTCAATGAAATATcatacaaacacacacaaaaatgcaattaacaatatatttttaaaacaacatcaGAAAGCATTTTTGTGTTGTTGTCCATATTGTTTTCAATAAGTAATTTGCATATGATTTACCATGCTTACAAGTCATGCTTATTGATTTCCTGAAGTTAAATTGCACTATAAAGGAGTAAACACGACTAATATCTTAAAATTATATACTTTAATATCATTGTAAGTAGTATAACATCTATGATTTTGGGACAAATCAATTTTTCCTTTGGATATTAATTAGTTCTTGTAATGTTCGGGAAATTGTGGTATTGTTGATAAAGGGGTACATGTAATTACCAGAACTTTGTGGATCCAGATTTTTTCATATGTGGGGGCCTACTGACTGTCTAAGAGGGAAGGACTTGCtccagtcatgattcagtgattccctatatttacatgatatatatataatcaatttttCTCAGAAAAGGGGGAACCGCCAACTTTGGGCCCCCCTAAAGCCGCCTCTATGTATGTACTGGTAGATTCCTTCGTTATTCGGAGCACCCCTCAAGAGCTGCAAAGGTACAGTGGAACCGTGTACACTCCCTTttgggattaatggagatgtttAACTAACGTATTTACAACAATATTTACAAGGACAAtcacaaaagtttaacattttatgatttaaaaacaaaaattgattataacatttttacatattgttagtgcatgtttttattttatttatctatatattaaaataaaactatttacacatgATGAATTTACTGACTGTAGGTGTAGGTTGATATGGCAGGGGTCGACTTAAGAAAAAAGAAgtacctggcccaaagggccaaagTATGTTTTGATCAACTGGCCCACTCAAAATCTTACTGGCCCGAGAAATGTCGGTCCACGAAGTGGGCCAACGCGGTAGGGGGGGTTTGCCCTCTCCAagaaaattttattattattggcACAAAATCCTGCAATCTGAGAGCTTTTGATGCATTATTTAACTccctttttcttttgatttttcatattctTTTCCTTTTTGGTTGCTATCGGTTTCAGCTTTTCTTTCTTGGGGGTACATGTAGTTCTTTACTAGGAAACGTTCCAtatcatcaatttattttaatttaactgGGGGCTGCCATTTTTAACTCGACAAATCCCGAATAACGAATCTCGCGCA includes:
- the LOC139503940 gene encoding uncharacterized protein — translated: MDKVLISSCNSYCRYMHFRKLLKPLRQNKYFLSSLTCQKNIYTSSQSCKNSSLTGEWTSKLLNCRGRNNSFCVQMCNFHGSNNYSSRRKMNKTSLNEDERVLENWNWNINSDPGLGTLYDEMKKELSTIDGKTEKKESQKKDNNISVTLTDERIAELTKSFNQTSIAAVEVEDLSLEEVDDVQPEWVPPVQLKRGRQGVFDLEEIVTVLRAGNARDICVIKMPDTLQMSDYMVIATGISFRHCRSMTKDIQFIHKRKKSNKDSMLKVEGLDSENWLAFDLGNIILHLFTPETRELYDLESLWTVGEKYDDKCQEIEDEFGLQQTDLDWLKQLDVEMTHDRKTS